The DNA region AATTAACCAATAGTTCAAGCAATTTTTTACAAGAATGGCACTAGAGTCAAACCTGGCAAGCCGTTAACTTCAGCCAAACAATTAACTCATTCTTCTTCGCTAACGTTTTTTCTTCTGATGCACCACTATCAAGGAATACTTCACTTTTCATGCGTCGCAAAAAGTATGGCTTGATCCGCTCTCTTAGTTCCTGTGAAATGTAGTTCAAAACCAACCAAAAAACACAATAAATTATATCAATTAATGAGCAACATACTTAAGAGTATTAATTTGGATTAATTTGGAGTGGTGAGCACATAAAAGGGAGCAAACTACAAAGGCTTAATTTAACACGTTTGCCATCTTATTGCTTCAACTGAAAGTAGATCACAGTTAATCTTAAATCTCAGTGTAGCGTATGCATTGCTTTCAAGGGTCCAATCAAAGATGAATCTAGTACCTAGTTGGTATATGAATGAGTCACTTGTATCACAATTTGTTGATACCTAACTGTGTTACCTTATCAAAGTCAATGATGAAGTTGTGCTTCAAGCCTACAGATTCAGTAAGTAAAAGACCAGCCATATCCTAACTTGGCTAAACTCTCCCCCTTAATCTTTCTTTCTGAGAGTTTGCTCTGTATAGTCCTCTTCTTTCTCTTTGTTATTAGTTTTCATTTCTATCAGTTGTTGTTTTCTCTCTGTTGTACAGCTCCCTTTTGGCAATTTTCTTATACAGTACTGGAATATACCACAATAGCAGGGAAGCCGGAGTCACACACCATCCATATATTAGTATATTATGAacagaagaagttcaagataGAAGTTACTACCTTAGCTACATTTGAGCCTACGTGCTTCTCTCGAGTGGTAGCATTCTTGTCATTTCCTCGAAGGATAGCCATCTCATACCTTGTTTTGAATCTGTAGTAACATAGAGAAATAAAGGACACAAGATTGTGAATTCAAGCAACTTTGAGAATGCAGGAACAATAGAGAGTAATTGAATGTATGAAATTACTGTTGTTTATCACCCAAGACATCCGGGCAGCAGAAATTGAACAGAGCCCACATTTCCTGCAATAAATAATCAGGTCCACCGCAAAGCATATTGTTTGAGGAATTGAGGAAGGGGATAAGGGATACCTTCAAGTTATTTTGGATAGGTGTCCCACTGATCACAATGCGATGGGAACAAGGTATttcaaacaagctttgggctcTTTGTGTCTTATTGTTTTTTATTAGATGCCCCTCATCAAGAATGACATAATTCCACAATGTTccttcctcatcatcatcaaaaTTGTTGTAGGAATTGCCTCTTATCAGCTTGTAATTGTTCCGTACAATGTCATAGGTTGTTAGGAGGATACCACCCTCCTATGGAAAGATGGAGTTAAATATTTGCTAGAATTAATTACAACATCTTGAGAGGGATTCAGGAATTTGTTCTAGATGGTGATATGAAAAAATGGTTGGGTAGTCAAATTTTCAAAGTGTTGCACGTCGTAAAGTTACAGAAAGCCAGACCAAGTGATCCTTATGGTAGAAGAACTTACCTTGAAGGCATACTGAAGCTCATAATTGCGAATATTTGTGCTGGGGCCAGAGTAGCTGCCAAAAATGGAAAGGGATAGATGATTAGCACCAACTAACAGGACTTGGATCATATGAATTGGATAGAAGATATAGTGTTCTATACTCTCTGATCTTATGTTTAAGGCCAACAACTGAGAGCTCCTTGGTCCAATGAGCCAGAAGTGTCTTTGGAGCAACAATGAGAACCCTCTTGATTAAGCGAGAATGAAACAATCCAGCCAGAAATGCAGAAACCTTCACAGCACAAATAAGGTAGCATGCTTCCATTAGTGGATTCCACAACTAAATGAACCGGTGGCAAAGGATGAGAACTGTCAACAAAATTCACAATATGAAGCCAACTGGGAACTGACTAAGTATGTATATAGCAACAAAAGCGTTGTATGCTTCTGTCTGAAGAGAACTAATCTCAGCTCCCTAAGCCTTAATGAATTCAAATGGCATGAACAAGAAAACACTAAAAAGATCAAGAAAAGTGTATAATCAAAAGAAGGGGAGATGAGCGTGACGAACCTGCATGGTCTTGCCAAGGCCCATGTCATCCCCTAGGATCCCTCCGGTTCCCCTGCAGTGCAGAACCCAGAGCCATCGGAGGCCCTCACGCTGATGAGGGTAAAGCATCTTGAATATCCTTCCCGGGAGCTTGTATGGCTTGGATGTTGCAACAGTTCCAGTTggctccatcttgaagtcctcCATCTTCTCCCATCCAACGTCCTCAGCATCGTTCTCCACAAGTTCACAGTTTTCCTTCTCCTGACACAGGACGTCATCGCTGCTGTAATCATTGTTCCTGAATGTCGAGGCCTTGGTTGGTCTCCTTGTGAATGCCTTCCTTCTGACATGCTTAGCAGCATAAGGTATTGATGATGTTCCTTCCTCCTCATCACCGTCATTGTAATTGGAATCAGAATCAATGAAGGATGAGGCCTTTGACACCGTATCTGTCCTCCCCACATCCTTGGTACTTTTGCTCTTTCCCTTGCCACGGGGGACCTCACTACAAGCATAATCAGTAAAGGCTGAGGCGACTGAAGTAGTTTCTGGCTTGGCCTCAGCCCGCCTGGCTATGGGTGTAGCAGCTTCATCAGAGCTAGAAATCTGAAGGGGTGTGGAGACGCCAGCATGGGGATCCCCATCCTCGGCGCTCTGGTCATCTGGGTCAGCGGTGATGTCGCACGGCAGGGGGGCGAGCTGCTCTTCTCTTGGCCTCGCGGTAGGGTTGGGCTTGTGGACGGACAGCGAGTCGAGGCGGGTGGTGAGATCGTCCAGGATGTCACGGATGCTGTGGCCATcgtcctgctgctgctcctcctcctccaattGCTGAGTGGCGGGGCCGGCGAGCTTGCATAGGCGGGGGCGGCCAGCGAGCTTGACCTTCCTGGCTTCTTCAGTGGGGGCTTCTGCGAGAAACGGGGGCAAATGGAATTAGTGGATTATAGATTGATGGGCGGGGTGATAGGGAGACAGGCGAGCAAGCGAGAAGGGTGTACAGTACCTGGAGGCAGAttggggttagggttagggtctTGGCGGCTGTGggtgaggcggaggaggcggtcgtTAAGGCCGTTGGGCGTGGGGGCACCGGCAGGGTGATGGCGATCGGCGTGGACGGTGGTGGCCGGCTCGTCATCGAGATCGTCACAGATGTTGAATGGCGGGGGGGACGCCATCCCAGCCGCCTGCCGAGGAATGGAATTGAATCAATGCGCGGTCCTGAAATTCACAAACAAGGGATTGGACTAACAACAGGACATCATAAGGAGTATGGAAAATTTGAACAAATGATACCACCTGCAAAGCTACCTTGCATCCACAAGGGCAAGCATAGAAGTTTTAAATTAATAATGCTATAGTCCTGCAAAGCttccttgcatcaacaaggcAAGCACAGAAGTTCAAATCAGATAGAACATGTACAAAGGATCTCAACTACAAGAGTTCCCTTGAGTAGCAGTAGCATCCATGATCCATATGACCCTGACCAGACCAGTGTACTGCCAGACCAGAAGACAAAAGGGGGTTGAATTTTACAACAGGACATCAGAAGGAGTATGGAAAATTATCCTGCATAGCTACCTAGCATCAACAAGGGAGTGATTGCTCTATGAATAGTGAGTGATTTGTCAGATATGTATAGACAAAAACTTATCAGTAGTGTTTAGTGACAAGAAATCTTCATAAAGTTGCTTATATCCTGGTGCTCATTACATGCATAGTTGGGGAAAATATTGAACCATTCTGCTGTTACTCGATGCACCTTGGAAGATCTGAGAAAGAAACTACTACCATTGAATGTTTGTATATATTTGACTGGAAGATTATTAAAGTGCAGTAGTAATTGTTAGCTTACAGCCCCAAACCAGAGATCGCAGAGAATGAAACAAACAAGCATCAGTGTTTGGTATACAACATTTAGCTGACAGAGGACACTTGCAGTACACACACGTGCTTGTAATCTTTAGAAAGATCCATAAGCATTACTGTTCGACATgagcacacacacacacacacacacacacatatatatatatatatcaagaAGATTACTAGCTGCTCCATATGTTAGACAACTAAATGAGTCACATGGCTATTTCGAACCATTGTATCTAGCTAGCACTAGCAGGAATGGAGCCAACTCTAACCCAAGGTTCTCGCAGAAATTTAGCCTAGTATTATGTGGACCAGGTAATGCCGTAATGTTCACTGTCCACAACTCCACATGTTCATGAGATATGTGTGACGAACTGATGTGCAGATCAACAAGTAACACTTGATAATGAACTAACGAAGAATTGCTGCATGGCACTTACATGAGGCCCAAAGATACTGGAAACTGAACCTACACTTAATCAACAATATTGAACAATTTTGCATTTTCTAGTGTGGCCAAGATTGTACTACAAGTTTGCCCCCAAACAAGGTGTATGTTACCTGTCTTTATACAAAGACAATCGACCAAACAGATAAGCTTAGGAATAAAACCCTGAATTTATAATTCGCGATCTCAACTGTAGCAGCATCAGAGTAGTCCATCAGTAATTTCAGAAACTTTGGAGGTATTCATCCAGTGATCCAGAGACATTGCTCCGTATTTTCTACCAGTTAGCAATCGTATTCGTATCAATCAAGGACTGACAATTCCTCAAGGACAAACCAAATCAAGATCAAGAACAAGCTGACAAACACGATACACATACCGAGCAGGATGGTGAGGGCGGCGCGCACCAGAGCGTGCCTTCTTGGCCGGCAATTCGCCGCCGAAGCCGGCAGGCCCGCTTAGGGTTTGATAGTGGAGGAGCCGACGGCGAGTTTGGGTTGAATCCCGGACCCACGAGCAGGAGAAGGAAGAGAATGGTGGATCCAGAAGATTGGCGCCGGTGCCaagcggcggcgctccggtggcggcgagcgacgccgagccgccgctgcgGCCTGCAGGAACGATGAAGGCGGCGGGAATGGGTCAGAATGCAAGCGGGCGCCGGTGGAAACGGGATAGTCTAGAACGCGAGCAGAAACGGGGTgataaatttgaatttttacCGTGGCAAACATCAAGCTTCGCGTTAATTGCCATTATAAAGATGGGCTTCCTGAAATTGCACTTGAAATGTTGACATATTGATTTTAATGCCATTTTCTCCCTTATATTGgctttttatttctttttgcaTTTACAAGCACAGAAAAGGATCAAATAACTCTTTGCTTATGTGTATAACTgcttgtgtttttttttttgcatgtgATCGCTGCGATTGAagctatttgcgagaaaaatgCGCACGCCACCGGTCTGGACGTCTAGCATGTGGGAAGGGCCGCCCTCTACCAATCACCACCGGTACTCTGTCCATGTCAAGATCCCGGCCTTCACGGTAATTCCATGTTTTACCAACCAGTAAAAAGAGAAAATAGCGATGAAATCAATGTGTCAATGCTTCAAATGGTTTTGCAAAGTCCAATATTTGTGGTGGTAAAAATTCAAATTTCTCCCAACGGATTATACGAGCTTACGAAATAAGCGGAAACCGAAAAATTTATAGGGACACATGGTTGTTCAACCGCCATTTATCCCATGTCCAAACAACACTATTAGCCATTGCGCAAGTTATTATTGCGAAAATGTCATTACGATTTGATGTTTCCTAAAGTTAGACTATGGGGTGATCTATTGGTGTTGAGGAGCTAGAGAGCATGTTTGATATAGTTATTGGGTCTTTTTCGTACATCATTAATACATGATGAATATAAGAGATTCTCTCAGATGAAAACGGGATCCCATAAAAATGGATGGGATACACCTCTTCCGGGCAGAAGGACGAGCAAGGTAGGAAACGCAGAGAAGCGACGGAAGGGAAGCTATCTTTAACAAATTCTGATATATCAGCATCTGAAATTGAAGATACCGGACGCACGAGCTGATGGGTATGTATGCATATCGCTTAGTATTAGCTTGAAGTTGTTACCTTGTATACTTCAGATAGCAACTGCTGCTTCTCTTTCATTATCTAAAGAACCTTCAGACAGTGGCATCCTGAATAACTTGCAACATTTGATTATAAAAAATTCTCTCCTAGCTCAGCCTGGCCAGTGTATCAGACTACCAGCTAAGCTAAGTATCATGTTCGTTTGCTTTCATTAAGCCATGATTTTAGAGaaaaaaaatcttttaaataacGTACCTCTATCCTAGCTAGAAAGAATGCAATTCTTGATTTGAATTGAGTCAAACTTTCTTGGAAGTTTGGCTAAGTTTATAAAAAATATTTAACATTTATTGCTCTAAATAAGTACactgtaaaaatatattttatgaTAAATCTAATTATAATTATTTGGTATTATAAATAATAttaatttatatatatatatatttgacCTGAGATAGATTGGGTAGGAAGCTGGacggacggagggagtacttgTTTTATCGAGCAACACAAAGAGCGGGACGGGTTTACGGTGCCGCCGTCTGCGTATGGGCGCGACCACCCCGCCGAGAAGCCGGAAGCGCTTGGTTTCTACACAATCCGAACAACCAACCAACTAGAATTATTCCTCTTCTCCTGTCTCCTCTGCACTCCACGCAACAGATACTCCGGCGCGAGGAAGCAACCGTCGTCGACGGAGGCGATTCGTTCCCCTTTCGTACACCCCTCCCCGGTATCTGCATCTCCTCCTCCGATAAAGAATCCCCCGGTGCTACAATTCCACACGACTGGTCCGTCGATCGATTCCTTGTCGGATCAAATTCTCCTTGCGTTCATTTTACCTCTAGTCTGGGGGCTCTCGGTTACCAGTTACTTGTTTGGCTTTTGTTCGGTCTCCTGGGGCTTTGTAGCCGCCCATGGCCAAGCGACGGAGTAGATTCGCTTTTCCTAGGTAATTCAGCCCAAATCGCGGGGTTTGGGGAATCTCCTGCTCTTGTTTTCCTCAATTCGACGCTTCGTGTTGCTAGGCGAAAAAAAGGATCTTGTCTTTGAAGGTGGATTTTGTCGGTGGAATTCGGGGAAACTCGTAGCTTCAGCCTTGTCAGAATCGAGTTCATAGAAAATTAGAAGGAAAAATACGCAGCAAGAACTTCGATTTCATAGTCTGTTCAGCGTATCTTTATTCGACTTGCCATTGACATTGACTACTTTGTCCAGTGCTGTTCTGTTCTCATCGATGCGGCTGCTTTATTCTTGCTAGGTTCGGCTGCTTTGGGGGCCAAGCTCGGGCGGAGAAGATGGCAGAGGTAGTAGGGGGCGGCTTCTGCCTCCCATTTTGTTTACTGAATTCTGCTGCTGTTTGCTCCTTAGAAGCATTTGAACTGAGTTATGGATGGTTTGCGTGGCCGTGTGCTGCAGAATGGGTACCCGGTGAAGCTGCACATCTATGATCTCAGCCAGGGGATGGCTCGGCAGCTTTCAGCGACGATCCTCGGCAAGGCCATTGAGGCGATCTGGTGAGCATTGCTGGTTCCTTTTTTCTTCGTCCTGCTGATCATTGTGTATCTGATATTTGCCTATGAAAGAGTTTGTATTGACACCTAGTGTTGCTTTAGTAGTTATCTAGTTGTGGGAAGATATCGAATTTGCCATGCCGATTCGCATTGCTGCTGTTACCTTTTTTTTTCTACTGCTGTTACCTTTTTAATTAACCTTTAACTTTAGTGTTTGTAGCGGCATAATGGCAAGGTGACAAATATGCTATACCATGTAACTCCATCTGTTTCTAAATATTAGGACAAGCTAACTAGTTCAAGAGTAAACTAATTTAACTTATCCTAAATGCCGGATATTTAAAAACAAAGGGAGTATGGCATCTCTAACCTTGGCCACAATGGGTACATATCTATCTGGACTAAACAATATGTTTCTCCTGGGCATGTCCGCGTGTTGTTGCAGATTTCTGCAGTATATCTTCAATTAAAGTAAGTTTTGTAATCGGCAAAGCACCAGAACTGTAGGTGCCAATGTGGCATGTTAAGACTTAAGAGTTCTCATGCAAGCCAATGTAGCACATGTTTTTGCTGCTTATCAAAACTGGAATAGAGAACTCGTGTGAACCATGCATGATGCGATGGACAAGATGGTTCTAATGTTTTTCCTTTGCCCCTGATTCAGCTTTGTTTTCCTCTGGCCCGGATTAATCACCTTTACTGAATTTCGCGAATTTTGCCATTGACATGGACGCACTGTCATCGTCACAGGCACACCGGCGTGGTCGTCTACGGGCGCGAGTACTACTTCGGCGGCGGCATCCAGCGGGGCCAGCCCGGCCGGACGCCGTACGGCACGCCCATCCTGGTGGAGGACCTCGGCGTGACCCACGTCCCCCGGGAGGTGTTCGAGGACTTCCTCCGGGAGATCGGACCCCGCTACACGCCGGCCACCTACAACCTCCTCAGCCACAACTGCAACAACTTCAGCGACGAGGCCGCTCAGTTCCTCGCCGGCGCCAAACTCCCAAGCTACATCCTCGAGCTGCCGAACGAAGTGATGAACAGCCCCATCGGCGCGCTGATAAGTAAGAGAGCTCTGGCTAGCTGCTTGTAGCGAGCTCACATTCCGGATCTTGCATCAATCTAGTCTGACTTGGATGCTCACTGATTGGTTCTTGCAGTGCCGATGATCCAGGGGCTGGAGACGAGCTTGCGAGCCGGGGCcgtgccgcagccgccgcaAATCAGGCCGGCTCCCGCCCcggttgccgccgccgccaccgcgacGCGGCCGTCCGCGAATGACGTCGAGGCAAGGTCGCCCGCTGCTGACAAACCGGAGGCTCCGTCCGCGAACGACGTCGAGGCGAGATCGCCTGCTGCTGACGAACCGGAGGCTCCGTCCGCGAACGACGTCGAGGCGAGACCGACTGCCGCTGACAAACCGGAGGCTGGCAAGACGGCGGGCaacggcgacgacgacggcggcacGGTGGTTCCACCCGCGGTGCAGCCCGCGGCAGCACCGGCAGCCGCCGCCCACGTGGGCGCGGCGCCTGCAGTGGTGGCGGCAAAGACGGCGGCGCCTCCGGACCCCCTGGCGGAGGCGAAGAGCCGGGTGCAGGAGGAGATAAAGCGGGAGTTCGCGGCCATCATGGCGgtcggcacggcgcgggcgggcgaGGCGGCCGCCCTGGCCACGCGCCGCGTCATGGAGCGGCACGGCCTGCAGCGAGGATAGGCGATAGGTGTCGCGGCCTTGGCCGTATAATTGCCCGTTAAATCACGCTTGTTAAATTTAAGATCGCGGATTGTCAGTCAGGCGCGTTTGCCTCGGATGTCTGAGGGTTGTCTGCTAATCTGCTGCTGAAACAGCTGATGATAGCCAAAGATGGTTTGGTGATCAGTGATCGCTACCGAAGCACTGCACTGCAGTCTGCAGGACCCAGAGCTTGCAGTGCCTAACCGGCAAAAACAAGAAGATTTTTGTCAAAATCCATCCCCTCTGCAGATGAGATCGATCATGCTACCACAAAAATAAAGCAGATTATAGGCGCAAACTACAAACTAACAAGCACAATAATGTTACAAAATCCCACAGTTTGCAAAGTGCAGTGGTAAAACCATAGCTGCTACATCAGTACATCAGCAGTTCAGCACGGCTCGCAACAAGATGCCGGCAGAGGTGGTCGAGGAAGACATGCTCCTGCTTCCCCCCGATCTCCACGCGCCACGTGGCCCCCCCGCAGCcggcgcgccgcctccgcctcctcggCGCTCACCTCCCGGTCCACGCGGCGAGCTGCGAGGGGTTCACCACCCCCGGCACGCGGACGCGGGCCCCGCCGCGCAGCACCAGCGCGGCCACGGCCTCGTACCGCGCGGCCCCGCCCGTCGCACTCGCCGCCTCCG from Panicum hallii strain FIL2 chromosome 9, PHallii_v3.1, whole genome shotgun sequence includes:
- the LOC112873533 gene encoding protein CHROMATIN REMODELING 24-like isoform X1, which produces MASPPPFNICDDLDDEPATTVHADRHHPAGAPTPNGLNDRLLRLTHSRQDPNPNPNLPPEAPTEEARKVKLAGRPRLCKLAGPATQQLEEEEQQQDDGHSIRDILDDLTTRLDSLSVHKPNPTARPREEQLAPLPCDITADPDDQSAEDGDPHAGVSTPLQISSSDEAATPIARRAEAKPETTSVASAFTDYACSEVPRGKGKSKSTKDVGRTDTVSKASSFIDSDSNYNDGDEEEGTSSIPYAAKHVRRKAFTRRPTKASTFRNNDYSSDDVLCQEKENCELVENDAEDVGWEKMEDFKMEPTGTVATSKPYKLPGRIFKMLYPHQREGLRWLWVLHCRGTGGILGDDMGLGKTMQVSAFLAGLFHSRLIKRVLIVAPKTLLAHWTKELSVVGLKHKIRDYSGPSTNIRNYELQYAFKEGGILLTTYDIVRNNYKLIRGNSYNNFDDDEEGTLWNYVILDEGHLIKNNKTQRAQSLFEIPCSHRIVISGTPIQNNLKEMWALFNFCCPDVLGDKQQFKTRYEMAILRGNDKNATTREKHVGSNVAKELRERIKPYFLRRMKSEVFLDSGASEEKTLAKKNELIVWLKLTACQRKLYEAFLKSELVHLAVQPKGSPLAAITILKKICDHPLLLTKKAAEGVLEGMDEMLNDQDIGLVEKMAMNLADIAHDDDALEVGQDVSCKLSFIMSLLRNLVKEGHHVLIFSQTRKMLNLIQEAILLEGYKFLRIDGTTKVSDRERIVKDFQEGPGAPIFLLTTQVGGLGLTLTKAARVIVVDPAWNPSTDNQSVDRAYRIGQTKDVIVYRLMTSATIEEKIYKSQVFKGALFRTATEQKEQTRYFSKSEIQELFSLPQQGFDVSLTQKQLQEEHGQQVVMDESLRQHIQFLEQQGIAGVSHHSLLFSKTATLPTLSESDAVDSKPRRMPMMPQHYYKGSSSDYVAGGVAFALKPKDGKFTAPRYSPSNRSAESPEEIKARIDRLSETLSNAALVSKLPDCGEKIRRQISELDEKLTSAEEEKKGATEVICLDD
- the LOC112873533 gene encoding protein CHROMATIN REMODELING 24-like isoform X2 — translated: MASPPPFNICDDLDDEPATTVHADRHHPAGAPTPNGLNDRLLRLTHSRQDPNPNPNLPPEAPTEEARKVKLAGRPRLCKLAGPATQQLEEEEQQQDDGHSIRDILDDLTTRLDSLSVHKPNPTARPREEQLAPLPCDITADPDDQSAEDGDPHAGVSTPLQISSSDEAATPIARRAEAKPETTSVASAFTDYACSEVPRGKGKSKSTKDVGRTDTVSKASSFIDSDSNYNDGDEEEGTSSIPYAAKHVRRKAFTRRPTKASTFRNNDYSSDDVLCQEKENCELVENDAEDVGWEKMEDFKMEPTGTVATSKPYKLPGRIFKMLYPHQREGLRWLWVLHCRGTGGILGDDMGLGKTMQVSAFLAGLFHSRLIKRVLIVAPKTLLAHWTKELSVVGLKHKIRDYSGPSTNIRNYELQYAFKEGGILLTTYDIVRNNYKLIRGNSYNNFDDDEEGTLWNYVILDEGHLIKNNKTQRAQSLFEIPCSHRIVISGTPIQNNLKEMWALFNFCCPDVLGDKQQFKTRYEMAILRGNDKNATTREKHVGSNVAKELRERIKPYFLRRMKSEVFLDSGASEEKTLAKKNELIVWLKLTACQRKLYEAFLKSELVHLAVQPKGSPLAAITILKKICDHPLLLTKKAAEGVLEGMDEMLNDQDIGLVEKMAMNLADIAHDDDALEVGQDVSCKLSFIMSLLRNLVKEGHHVLIFSQTRKMLNLIQEAILLEGYKFLRIDGTTKVSDRERIVKDFQEGPGAPIFLLTTQVGGLGLTLTKAARVIVVDPAWNPSTDNQSVDRAYRIGQTKDVIVYRLMTSATIEEKIYKSQVFKGALFRTATEQKEQTRYFSKSEIQELFSLPQQGFDVSLTQKQLQEEHGQQVVMDESLRQHIQFLEQQGIAGVSHHSLLFSKTATLPTLSESDAVDRFGRLKLCVSILHV
- the LOC112874798 gene encoding uncharacterized protein LOC112874798 isoform X1 produces the protein MAKRRSRFAFPRFGCFGGQARAEKMAENGYPVKLHIYDLSQGMARQLSATILGKAIEAIWHTGVVVYGREYYFGGGIQRGQPGRTPYGTPILVEDLGVTHVPREVFEDFLREIGPRYTPATYNLLSHNCNNFSDEAAQFLAGAKLPSYILELPNEVMNSPIGALIMPMIQGLETSLRAGAVPQPPQIRPAPAPVAAAATATRPSANDVEARSPAADKPEAPSANDVEARSPAADEPEAPSANDVEARPTAADKPEAGKTAGNGDDDGGTVVPPAVQPAAAPAAAAHVGAAPAVVAAKTAAPPDPLAEAKSRVQEEIKREFAAIMAVGTARAGEAAALATRRVMERHGLQRG
- the LOC112874798 gene encoding uncharacterized protein LOC112874798 isoform X2, producing MAENGYPVKLHIYDLSQGMARQLSATILGKAIEAIWHTGVVVYGREYYFGGGIQRGQPGRTPYGTPILVEDLGVTHVPREVFEDFLREIGPRYTPATYNLLSHNCNNFSDEAAQFLAGAKLPSYILELPNEVMNSPIGALIMPMIQGLETSLRAGAVPQPPQIRPAPAPVAAAATATRPSANDVEARSPAADKPEAPSANDVEARSPAADEPEAPSANDVEARPTAADKPEAGKTAGNGDDDGGTVVPPAVQPAAAPAAAAHVGAAPAVVAAKTAAPPDPLAEAKSRVQEEIKREFAAIMAVGTARAGEAAALATRRVMERHGLQRG